A genomic window from Terrisporobacter glycolicus ATCC 14880 = DSM 1288 includes:
- a CDS encoding PfkB family carbohydrate kinase: MTYREKEILQILKSNPMISQQELADMLNISRASVAVHITNLMKKGQILGKGYILRKENYVTVIGGSNMDIQGFPNNPLIMHDSNPGRVDISMGGVGRNIAENLSRLNVNTKLISAIGNDLYGNTILSECKNLNIDVNDCFVSDEYSTSIYVSILNHSKDMQLAISHMDIIEKLDETFIHSKHKSIDDSKAIVLDTNLSKETIDFITRNHSHLPIFVDTVSTSKCIKIKDILNRFEGIKLNKYEAETLSGIKIENLDNAKKSCEYFIEKGVKSVFITLSSDGVYCANKEKTLHIPGIKIDIINATGAGDAFMSGIVYGFMNDLDIEQTAKFSVGASILALSHKDTINPNLSEDLINKTIKELI; encoded by the coding sequence ATGACTTATAGAGAAAAAGAAATTTTACAAATCCTAAAAAGTAATCCTATGATTTCACAACAAGAACTGGCAGATATGTTAAATATATCTCGTGCTTCTGTGGCTGTTCATATAACTAATTTAATGAAAAAAGGACAGATTTTAGGCAAAGGTTACATTTTAAGAAAAGAAAATTACGTTACAGTTATTGGTGGATCAAATATGGATATTCAAGGTTTTCCAAATAATCCTCTAATAATGCATGACTCTAATCCTGGTAGGGTTGATATATCTATGGGTGGAGTTGGCAGAAATATAGCAGAAAATTTAAGTAGACTAAATGTTAATACTAAACTTATTTCAGCTATAGGAAATGACTTATATGGAAATACTATTCTTTCTGAGTGTAAAAATCTAAATATAGATGTGAATGATTGTTTTGTATCAGATGAATACTCTACTTCAATTTATGTTTCTATATTAAACCACTCAAAAGATATGCAACTTGCCATAAGTCATATGGACATCATTGAAAAACTGGATGAAACTTTCATTCATTCAAAACATAAATCAATAGATGACTCCAAGGCCATAGTTTTAGATACTAATTTATCTAAGGAAACTATAGATTTTATCACAAGAAATCACAGTCATTTACCAATTTTCGTAGATACTGTTTCTACTTCTAAATGTATAAAAATAAAAGATATACTTAATAGGTTCGAAGGAATCAAATTAAACAAATATGAAGCAGAAACATTATCTGGAATTAAAATAGAAAATTTAGATAATGCTAAAAAATCTTGTGAATACTTTATAGAAAAAGGTGTTAAAAGTGTATTTATAACACTAAGTAGTGATGGTGTGTATTGTGCTAACAAAGAAAAAACACTTCACATACCTGGTATAAAAATTGATATAATAAATGCCACTGGAGCTGGAGATGCTTTTATGTCCGGTATAGTTTATGGGTTTATGAATGATCTTGATATAGAGCAAACTGCAAAGTTCTCTGTTGGAGCATCAATTTTAGCACTATCTCATAAAGATACAATCAATCCTAATTTAAGCGAGGATTTAATAAATAAAACAATAAAGGAGTTAATATAA
- a CDS encoding Sua5/YciO/YrdC/YwlC family protein, with protein sequence MSSKKIEQFEIENKEIRIESTHLERRFNSQETCYKTSELNLKLIDKYGREYSDNNKIIEKVKRLIKIGKIIAIKGLEGFYLVCDGTNHKAIANLRKRKNIKSKSLSLMMKDIDEVKNHCYLNEKEKSLLNRSDNPIVILKKKNNNLPNNISFNKNSLGVMLPYTTIYSMLFDDELKTLVITSGNISSMPMVYENKDALETLKNVADFFVVHNKEIDVPREESVLKVLLNEERITRVGRGYDFINLKDTYVTKANVNHNHAHIVSCMFENNITEKVIGLCFDGTGCEEDRNLWGSEFLICDNKNFKKVGHLKYMKMAGGDNATKAPWKMAVSLLESWSSNKLNFPVEELISNLSINNLFSYIKYKNYNTILYMIKNNVNTPITSSMERLFDGISAFLNFQNKISYDGEACVELENLAKKSMNTKDYYKFEINYENNQFVVDTDYIVEEVFKDVINNINPCIIAMKFHNTIVEFSFRICLYLRKLYDLNIVALSGGVFENEIIFTRLYEKLNNNNFQILTHKILPCNDSNLLIGRLIININKG encoded by the coding sequence ATGAGTAGTAAAAAAATAGAACAATTTGAAATAGAAAATAAAGAAATAAGAATAGAAAGTACTCATTTAGAGAGGCGGTTTAATTCCCAAGAAACTTGCTACAAAACTAGTGAGCTGAATCTTAAATTAATAGATAAATATGGTAGAGAGTATAGTGATAATAATAAAATTATAGAGAAAGTAAAAAGGCTTATAAAAATAGGTAAGATTATAGCAATTAAAGGATTAGAAGGGTTTTACTTAGTTTGTGATGGAACAAATCACAAAGCCATAGCAAATTTGAGAAAAAGAAAAAATATAAAATCAAAATCTTTATCATTGATGATGAAAGATATTGATGAAGTTAAAAATCATTGTTATCTTAATGAAAAAGAAAAAAGTCTGCTAAATAGGAGCGATAATCCTATTGTTATTCTAAAAAAGAAAAACAATAACCTACCTAATAATATTTCCTTTAATAAAAATTCTTTAGGAGTGATGTTACCATATACAACTATTTATAGTATGTTATTTGATGATGAACTTAAAACACTAGTAATTACAAGTGGTAATATAAGCAGTATGCCTATGGTATATGAAAATAAAGATGCTTTGGAAACTTTAAAAAATGTTGCAGATTTTTTTGTGGTTCATAATAAGGAAATTGATGTACCAAGAGAAGAATCTGTATTAAAAGTACTTTTAAATGAAGAGAGAATAACAAGAGTTGGAAGAGGGTATGATTTTATTAATTTAAAAGATACTTATGTAACCAAAGCAAATGTTAATCATAATCACGCTCATATAGTAAGTTGTATGTTTGAAAATAATATAACAGAAAAAGTTATAGGATTGTGTTTTGATGGAACTGGCTGTGAGGAAGATAGAAATTTATGGGGTAGTGAGTTTTTAATTTGTGACAATAAAAATTTTAAAAAAGTAGGTCATTTAAAATATATGAAAATGGCTGGAGGAGACAATGCGACTAAAGCGCCTTGGAAGATGGCAGTAAGTTTACTTGAATCATGGTCAAGTAATAAACTAAATTTTCCTGTGGAAGAGCTAATAAGTAATTTAAGTATAAATAATCTTTTTAGTTATATTAAATATAAAAATTATAATACCATACTATACATGATTAAAAATAATGTTAATACACCTATTACTTCTTCTATGGAAAGATTATTTGATGGAATAAGTGCATTTTTAAATTTTCAAAATAAAATTTCTTATGATGGAGAAGCTTGTGTTGAGTTGGAAAATTTGGCGAAGAAATCTATGAATACAAAGGATTACTACAAATTTGAAATTAACTATGAAAATAATCAATTTGTAGTGGACACAGATTATATAGTAGAAGAAGTATTCAAAGACGTCATAAATAATATAAATCCATGTATTATAGCTATGAAATTTCACAACACAATAGTAGAATTTTCTTTCAGAATATGTCTGTACTTAAGAAAATTATATGACTTAAATATAGTTGCCTTAAGTGGAGGAGTATTTGAAAATGAAATAATATTTACAAGATTATATGAAAAATTAAATAATAATAACTTTCAAATATTAACTCATAAGATTCTTCCATGTAATGATTCTAACTTATTAATAGGGCGATTAATAATAAACATTAATAAAGGATAA
- a CDS encoding pseudouridine-5'-phosphate glycosidase yields MLKKYLQIHPEVEAAVKEGRPVVALESTIISHGMPYPQNVEMASTVENIIRENGAVPATIAILDGVLKVGLTKEEIELLATSKNVVKASRRDLPFIISKKLTGATTVATTMILADLAGVKVFATGGIGGVHRGGETTMDISADLEELANTNVAVICAGAKSILDIGLTLEYLETHGVPVVGFGTEEMPAFYTRKSGFGVDYRVDSSVEVAEALKAKWDLNLKGGMVIANPIPKEFEMDYDTITNAIESALKEAEEKHIGGKQVTPFLLDKVKTITEGKSLASNIELVYNNAKVAANIAKDLADLNK; encoded by the coding sequence ATGTTAAAAAAATATTTACAAATACATCCAGAAGTTGAAGCAGCCGTTAAGGAAGGAAGACCAGTTGTTGCTTTAGAATCTACAATAATATCTCATGGTATGCCATACCCACAAAACGTTGAAATGGCTAGTACTGTTGAAAATATAATAAGAGAAAATGGTGCAGTTCCTGCAACTATAGCTATACTAGATGGAGTTTTAAAAGTTGGTTTAACTAAAGAAGAAATAGAATTATTAGCTACAAGCAAAAATGTAGTTAAAGCTTCTAGAAGAGACTTACCATTTATAATATCTAAAAAATTAACTGGAGCTACTACTGTTGCTACTACTATGATACTTGCAGATCTTGCTGGTGTTAAAGTGTTTGCTACTGGTGGAATAGGTGGAGTTCATAGAGGTGGCGAAACTACTATGGATATATCTGCTGACTTAGAAGAATTAGCTAATACTAATGTTGCTGTTATATGTGCTGGAGCTAAGTCTATATTAGATATTGGTTTAACTTTAGAATACTTAGAAACTCACGGTGTTCCAGTAGTAGGGTTTGGAACTGAAGAAATGCCTGCTTTCTACACTAGAAAATCAGGATTTGGTGTTGACTACAGAGTAGACTCTTCTGTGGAAGTAGCTGAAGCTTTAAAAGCTAAGTGGGACTTAAATCTAAAAGGCGGTATGGTTATAGCTAATCCAATACCTAAAGAATTTGAAATGGATTATGATACCATAACTAATGCCATAGAATCTGCTTTAAAAGAAGCTGAAGAGAAACATATAGGTGGAAAGCAAGTTACACCTTTCTTATTAGATAAAGTAAAAACTATAACTGAAGGAAAATCTCTTGCCTCTAATATAGAACTTGTTTACAACAATGCTAAAGTTGCTGCTAATATAGCAAAAGACTTAGCTGATTTAAATAAATAA
- a CDS encoding GTP-binding protein yields MSIKIDIISGFLGAGKTTFLNEFVKNTDEKIAIIENEFGDMSIDSDLIKGDFIIKELPSGCICCSLIGNFKEAILSLIEETSLDRIIIEPSGVAMLSDIIKLCQDICKYSKKEMIINNVITIVDLCNFYEYEDNFGDFYLNQIKNANIILLSHFEGVNKNELEPIIWKLSDYNEQAYIIEEDWYLKRELNLKHYIEALEINRVVIKENLNDTTRIKKLLKSTTIDKPKVFTEEELKEVLELLNDKKQGYVLRGKGIIQIENGKTVHFDFTPRNYSYEYMNKICKTKVVIIGLLLNTKLLKELFLNEN; encoded by the coding sequence ATGAGTATAAAAATCGATATTATTTCAGGATTTTTAGGTGCTGGAAAAACAACTTTTTTAAATGAGTTTGTTAAAAATACAGATGAAAAAATTGCTATTATTGAGAATGAATTTGGGGATATGTCTATAGATAGTGATTTAATAAAGGGAGATTTTATAATAAAAGAATTACCATCAGGATGTATATGTTGCAGTTTAATAGGTAACTTTAAAGAAGCAATATTATCCCTAATTGAAGAAACTAGTTTAGATAGAATTATAATAGAACCTTCTGGAGTTGCCATGTTATCAGACATAATTAAACTGTGCCAAGATATATGTAAGTATTCAAAGAAAGAAATGATAATCAATAATGTAATAACAATAGTAGATTTATGCAATTTTTATGAGTATGAAGATAATTTTGGAGATTTTTATTTAAATCAAATTAAAAATGCAAACATTATACTACTTAGTCATTTTGAAGGAGTGAACAAAAATGAGCTTGAACCTATTATATGGAAACTTAGTGACTATAATGAGCAAGCCTATATAATAGAAGAAGATTGGTATTTAAAAAGAGAATTAAACTTAAAACATTATATTGAAGCTTTAGAAATAAATAGAGTTGTTATAAAAGAAAATTTAAATGATACAACTAGAATTAAGAAGTTATTGAAATCTACTACAATAGATAAACCTAAGGTTTTTACAGAAGAAGAATTAAAAGAAGTATTAGAATTACTAAATGATAAAAAACAGGGATATGTATTAAGGGGAAAAGGAATAATTCAAATTGAAAATGGTAAAACTGTTCATTTTGACTTTACTCCAAGGAATTATTCTTATGAATATATGAATAAAATATGTAAGACCAAAGTAGTCATAATAGGACTGCTATTAAATACAAAATTATTAAAAGAATTATTTTTAAATGAGAATTAA
- a CDS encoding saccharopine dehydrogenase family protein: protein MRMMLVGSGAVGESILKILQSRENYREWLEFVLVADYNLDRAKEVIENLKEKENYKAVQVDAKNKNEMIELIKEYNIDFVMDSAAPFVSNQIFDAAYEGGASYGSMGTWSVPMDNPKFGIGIENSYIEPMTKYNFDRHENWKNKNQMACICMGIDPGVVNVFAKYAAEYEFDELHEVHVKDGGNLEIPGAKENDITFGFNVWTILDEVMNPNVEYNKDKGGFIVEDAFSGEETFIMPEGVGENNLIKVEHEEVVTMQRYLGKYGLKKATFKIALDPSLVNALKVIDSLGLRSIHPVDVGGVKVVPRDVVAACAPQPKEIGDEMIGMMLVGVHCIGIKDGKKKEIFIYQPFENKQSIKDWGMQAVVAQTGFGAALTIELIARGIWKGEGVFSPEYFNPIPYLDLMKETGFRYEIINM from the coding sequence ATGAGAATGATGTTAGTAGGATCAGGAGCAGTAGGAGAATCAATACTAAAAATACTGCAAAGTAGAGAAAATTATAGAGAATGGTTAGAATTTGTTTTAGTTGCGGATTATAATTTAGATAGAGCTAAAGAAGTAATAGAAAATTTAAAGGAAAAAGAAAATTATAAGGCAGTTCAAGTTGATGCTAAAAATAAAAATGAGATGATTGAATTAATTAAAGAGTATAATATAGATTTTGTAATGGATTCTGCGGCTCCATTTGTAAGTAATCAAATATTTGATGCTGCTTATGAGGGTGGAGCAAGTTATGGTAGTATGGGAACATGGTCAGTACCTATGGATAATCCTAAATTTGGTATAGGAATAGAAAATAGCTATATAGAGCCTATGACCAAGTACAACTTTGATAGGCATGAAAACTGGAAGAATAAAAATCAAATGGCTTGTATATGCATGGGTATAGACCCAGGTGTAGTAAATGTATTTGCAAAATATGCTGCAGAGTATGAATTTGATGAACTACATGAAGTGCATGTAAAAGATGGTGGAAACTTAGAAATACCAGGTGCCAAAGAAAATGATATAACTTTTGGATTTAATGTATGGACTATTTTAGATGAAGTTATGAATCCTAATGTGGAGTATAATAAAGACAAGGGTGGATTTATAGTGGAAGATGCTTTTAGTGGAGAAGAAACATTTATAATGCCTGAAGGTGTTGGAGAAAATAATTTGATAAAAGTAGAACATGAAGAAGTAGTTACTATGCAAAGATATTTAGGTAAATATGGTCTTAAAAAAGCTACTTTTAAAATAGCTTTAGACCCATCTTTAGTAAATGCTTTAAAAGTAATAGATTCATTAGGTCTTAGAAGTATACACCCTGTTGATGTGGGTGGAGTAAAAGTAGTGCCAAGGGATGTAGTTGCAGCATGTGCTCCGCAACCAAAAGAGATAGGTGATGAAATGATAGGCATGATGCTTGTTGGAGTTCATTGTATAGGTATAAAAGATGGAAAGAAAAAAGAAATTTTTATATATCAACCATTTGAAAATAAACAATCAATAAAAGATTGGGGCATGCAAGCAGTAGTAGCTCAAACAGGATTTGGTGCAGCTCTTACTATAGAACTTATTGCTAGGGGAATATGGAAGGGAGAAGGAGTATTTTCACCAGAGTATTTTAATCCAATTCCATACTTAGATTTAATGAAAGAAACAGGATTTAGATACGAAATAATAAATATGTAA